The following are from one region of the Silene latifolia isolate original U9 population chromosome 9, ASM4854445v1, whole genome shotgun sequence genome:
- the LOC141598978 gene encoding uncharacterized protein LOC141598978: MSISMTLIRHFRLITNPISSSYSPLLHSLSHPINNQITKTSISGINLLIYRNFHATKFTTEEQRDDKVINDSHKVCKLLSNLPKDCNFDSVLGNCGVEVSPLLVLEALKKLSNSGVLALGFFNWAEKQKGFQYNTDCYNALIDSLGKSKQFRMIWILVKSMQSKGLLTKCTIHLIIRRYARAKQVDYAVRTFDRMKQFGFMSDLSDFNLLLDTLCKSGQVDSAQKVFDKMKNKRFTPDKNSYTVLLEGWGQQKNLQRLDEVCREMMDAGFEPDVVAYGSIINAYCKARKVVKAVEIFKGMKVKGIEPSPHIYCILINGLGSEKRLDEALKFFEMSKANGVIPEIPTCNAVVGAYCWSMRFDEAFWMVDEMRRCGIGPNARTYDIILHHLVKARKYEEAYSTFCKMGNDEDCDPTLSSYEIILRMFCNIGQLNMAIQIWDQMEANGVPPGMHLFATMINSFRHGNELDLATKYFVKMVDLGIQPPASLFNGLKQALLDHGKKDIVIALAKKLYAKEQSQ; this comes from the coding sequence ATGTCGATCTCTATGACACTAATACGCCATTTTAGATTAATTACAAACCCCATTTCTTCATCATATTCTCCTCTCCTTCATTCCCTTTCTCATCCAATCAACAATCAAATCACAAAAACTTCAATTTCtggaattaacttgttaatttACAGGAACTTTCATGCAACAAAGTTTACTACAGAAGAACAAAGAGATGATAAAGTAATCAATGATTCTCATAAAGTATGTAAATTACTCTCAAATTTACCCAAAGATTGTAATTTTGATTCTGTTTTAGGAAACTGTGGTGTTGAAGTTTCGCCATTGTTGGTTTTAGAAGCTTTGAAGAAATTAAGTAATTCTGGGGTTTTAGCATTAGGGTTTTTTAATTGGGCAGAAAAACAAAAGGGATTTCAATATAATACTGATTGTTATAATGCATTGATTGATTCTTTAGGTAAAAGTAAACAGTTCAGAATGATTTGGATTCTTGTTAAGTCAATGCAAAGTAAAGGGTTGTTAACTAAATGCACAATTCATTTGATTATTCGACGATACGCGAGAGCGAAGCAGGTTGATTATGCTGTAAGGACATTTGATAGGATGAAGCAATTTGGGTTTATGTCGGATTTGTCTGACTTTAATCTGTTACTCGATACATTGTGTAAATCGGGACAGGTTGATAGTGCACAGAAGGTGTTtgataaaatgaaaaacaaaaggtttACGCCGGATAAAAACTCGTATACTGTACTGTTGGAAGGTTGGGGTCAGCAGAAGAATTTGCAGAGGTTGGATGAGGTTTGTAGGGAAATGATGGATGCAGGGTTCGAGCCTGATGTTGTTGCGTATGGAAGTATCATCAATGCGTACTGTAAGGCGAGGAAAGTTGTTAAGGCCGTGGAAATATTTAAGGGAATGAAAGTTAAGGGTATTGAGCCGAGTCCTCATATCTATTGCATTTTGATTAATGGGTTAGGGTCGGAAAAAAGGCTTGATGAAGCTCTGAAATTCTTTGAGATGTCGAAGGCTAATGGTGTTATTCCTGAAATACCGACCTGCAATGCTGTTGTTGGGGCGTATTGTTGGTCGATGAGGTTTGATGAGGCATTTTGGATGGTAGATGAAATGAGGAGATGTGGTATTGGTCCAAATGCGCGGACTTATGACATTATTCTTCACCACTTGGTAAAAGCGAGGAAATACGAGGAAGCATACTCAACCTTTTGTAAAATGGGTAATGACGAGGATTGTGATCCTACACTGAGCAGTTACGAGATTATATTAAGGATGTTCTGTAATATCGGTCAACTTAACATGGCAATTCAAATTTGGGATCAAATGGAGGCCAATGGTGTACCTCCAGGAATGCATTTATTTGCGACAATGATAAATAGTTTCCGCCATGGAAATGAATTGGATCTCGCAACCAAGTACTTTGTGAAAATGGTAGATTTGGGAATTCAGCCACCTGCTTCTTTGTTTAACGGTTTAAAACAAGCCCTTCTTGATCACGGTAAGAAGGATATTGTCATAGCTTTAGCTAAGAAGCTTTATGCTAAAGAACAGTCCCAGTAA
- the LOC141602398 gene encoding beta-glucuronosyltransferase GlcAT14A-like has protein sequence MVEQSKRKRWLIFALFTTLLTSILVLISIITGFTTSTYSTTVRDGSSPVSQLQPSFGYYINGGSGDKEQIMRLLLAVYHPRNRYLLHLAADASDKERKWLADAVKAVPAVREFGNVEVIGRPSWLTGMGATHIAATLRAAAILLRLDGGWDWFICLSAYDYPLVTQDDLAYVFSSVKKDLNFIEHTSDLSWKEEARIQPIVIDPSIYLDRKSQLFTAAEKRPTPDAFKIFTGSPWAVLSRSFMEFCIIGWDNLPRTMLMYFNNAMFAQEWYFHSVICNSPEFSNTTINNNLRYMVWDSPPKMDVHYLGVSDYDQMIQSGAAFARRFKKDDPVLTMIDEKILKRKSGQVGPGAWCGGDVNSVKPGFQATRLSENMTRYLDDLSSETAQCK, from the exons ATGGTAGAACAATCTAAAAGAAAACGATGGTTAATTTTCGCGTTATTCACAACATTATTAACCTCAATTCTCGTATTAATCTCGATAATCACCGGGTTTACCACGTCAACGTATTCTACTACCGTGCGCGACGGTTCATCTCCCGTGTCGCAGCTGCAGCCGTCTTTCGGGTATTATATAAATGGTGGAAGCGGCGATAAAGAGCAGATCATGCGGCTGTTGCTGGCAGTGTATCACCCGCGTAACCGGTACTTGCTGCATCTTGCAGCTGATGCGTCTGATAAAGAGAGGAAGTGGCTCGCCGATGCTGTTAAGGCGGTCCCCGCGGTACGAGAATTTGGGAATGTTGAGGTTATTGGACGGCCGTCGTGGTTGACGGGGATGGGGGCGACGCATATTGCTGCGACGCTTCGTGCTGCGGCGATTTTGTTGAGGTTGGATGGTGGGTGGGATTGGTTCATCTGTTTGAGTGCTTATGATTATCCTCTTGTTACTCAAGACG ATTTAGCTTATGTATTTTCATCAGTAAAGAAAGATCTCAATTTTATCGAACACACCAGTGACCTTAGCTGGAAAGA GGAAGCAAGAATTCAGCCTATTGTTATCGACCCTTCAATTTACTTGGATCGTAAAAGTCAGTTGTTTACTGCAGCAGAGAAACGGCCTACCCCTGATGCATTCAAAATTTTCACAG GTTCTCCTTGGGCAGTCTTAAGTAGATCATTTATGGAATTTTGTATCATAGGTTGGGATAATCTCCCTCGTACGATGTTAATGTATTTTAACAATGCAATGTTCGCTCAAGAATGGTATTTCCATTCCGTCATTTGCAATTCACCTGAGTTCAGTaacacaacaatcaacaataattTGAGATACATGGTATGGGATAGTCCTCCAAAGATGGATGTCCATTACTTAGGGGTCTCTGATTATGATCAGATGATTCAAAGTGGGGCCGCTTTTGCAAGACGGTTTAAAAAGGATGATCCTGTCTTAACTATGATTGATGAGAAAATACTTAAACGAAAGTCTGGTCAAGTTGGTCCAGGGGCTTGGTGTGGTGGCGATGTCAATTCTGTAAAGCCCGGTTTCCAAGCAACAAGATTATCAGAGAATATGACACGGTACCTTGATGACCTGAGTTCGGAGACAGCTCAGTGCAAATGA
- the LOC141600553 gene encoding aspartic proteinase nepenthesin-1-like translates to MSNVHKLVLFLYLLDIGIILFISSSNGFSMRMIPIDSHHLQIVRERTTMDERLQLFNNITMSRIYPQRKKLSPDSIKSRVVRVQKTLFVTQLHLGEGNTAYTPYVLLDTASDITWVQCEGCNPCFELNGKNFDFKRSTFFRRVNINDEICFPPKFYYDGSCGLNVNYGSQPPYTSITGLLGRETFYFKNSRTNNMDAYKGLPFGCVLQTKDLSFGPLVHIHENVVAGVFGLVATPRSLITNLDAQIHGRFYYCLPLLKQLTLMESTIYFGDDAQISGDATREVQTILMKSPHLHFLSLSGISVNGKRLSIDSSIFEYDEVDNTKGFYIDTGAPFTVLVRSAYNPLREAIVKFFRDTYGWLPRGPGLVMDLCYSIYPGYDENLFPIVVFHFLNNEQVGEVDLVLSKEHLFVDVKEIIGLDQGLCLMLLPTDDSDKSFLGAFQQANFGILYDTQNGRLSFIPKNCLENI, encoded by the coding sequence atGTCTAATGTACACAAACTCGTCCTCTTTTTGTACCTTCTTGATATAGGCATTATATTATTCATCTCTAGCAGCAATGGATTTTCAATGAGAATGATTCCTATAGACTCGCACCATTTACAAATTGTACGAGAAAGAACCACCATGGATGAACGACTTCAACTTTTTAACAACATAACAATGTCACGGATATACCCTCAGCGAAAAAAATTGTCCCCCGATAGTATCAAGTCGCGAGTGGTTAGAGTTCAAAAAACTTTGTTCGTAACTCAACTTCATTTGGGTGAAGGTAATACTGCCTACACTCCTTATGTACTTTTAGACACTGCTTCCGATATAACTTGGGTTCAGTGTGAAGGCTGTAATCCTTGTTTTGAGCTAAACGGTAAAAATTTTGATTTCAAAAGGTCCACTTTCTTTAGACGAGTCAACATAAATGATGAAATCTGTTTTCCCCCTAAATTTTACTATGACGGATCTTGTGGCCTTAATGTCAATTACGGGTCCCAACCACCATACACGAGTATCACGGGCCTTCTTGGTAGAGAAACATTTTATTTCAAGAATTCGAGAACAAACAATATGGATGCTTACAAAGGCTTACCATTTGGATGTGTACTCCAAACTAAAGACCTTAGTTTTGGTCCACTAGTTCACATACATGAGAACGTTGTCGCCGGTGTTTTTGGGCTTGTTGCGACACCAAGATCGCTCATAACCAACCTTGATGCTCAGATCCACGGTAGGTTTTATTACTGTTTACCACTACTCAAACAATTAACCTTAATGGAATCAACTATTTACTTTGGAGATGATGCCCAAATTAGTGGTGATGCTACTAGAGAAGTTCAAACCATCTTAATGAAAAGTCCTCACCTACATTTTTTGTCATTAAGTGGAATAAGTGTCAATGGAAAACGACTATCAATCGATTCATCTAtctttgaatatgatgaggtagACAACACGAAGGGTTTTTACATTGATACAGGAGCACCTTTTACCGTGTTAGTAAGAAGTGCATATAATCCTTTGCGAGAAGCAATAGTCAAATTCTTTCGCGATACTTATGGTTGGCTCCCTAGGGGACCCGGACTAGTTATGGATCTTTGCTATTCAATATACCCGGGTTATGATGAAAATCTATTTCCAATTGTAGTTTTTCATTTCTTGAATAATGAGCAAGTTGGAGAAGTTGACTTGGTATTGAGCAAGGAACACTTGTTTGTTGACGTGAAAGAAATTATTGGTCTTGATCAAGGACTTTGTTTGATGTTGTTACCTACTGATGACTCTGATAAATCTTTTCTCGGTGCATTTCAACAAGCTAATTTTGGAATTTTATACGATACTCAAAATGGTCGTTTGTCTTTCATTCCAAAGAATTGTTTAGAAAACATATAA